Part of the Pseudomonas chlororaphis genome, ACGCTCCACTCCAGCCCTTCGGCGCCATCCCATGGCTTGGCCGGTGCCGGTGGGCCGCCACGGATGGTCTTGATCACGATGAACAGGAAGAAGATCTGCGTGGTGCCGAACATGAACGCGCCGATGGACGAGACCATGTTGAAGTCGGCGAACTGCAGGTTGTAGTCGGGAATACGCCGGGGCATGCCGGCCAGGCCGACGAAGTGCATCGGGAAGAACGCCATGTTCATCCCGATGAACGACAGCCAGAAGTGCAGCTTGCCCAGGGTCTCGTCGTACATGTGGCCGGTCCATTTCGGCAGCCAGTAGTAGGCCGAGGCGAAGATCCCGAAGATTGCGCCGGGCACCAGTACGTAGTGGAAGTGCGCGACCACGAAGTAGGTGTCCTGGTACTGGAAGTCCGCCGGGGCGATGGCCAGCATCAGCCCGGAGAAGCCGCCGATGGAGAACAGGATCACGAACGCCACGGCGAACAGCATCGGCGTCTCGAAGGTCAGCGAGCCTTGCCACATGGTGCTGGCCCAGTTGAACACCTTCACGCCGGTGGGCACGGCGATCAGCAAGGTGGCATACATGAAGAACAGCTCGCCCACCAGCGGGATGCCCACCACGAACATGTGGTGCGCCCAGACGATGAACGACAGGAACGCAATGGCCGCGGTGGCGTAGACCATCGAGGTGTAGCCGAACAACGGCTTGCGCGAGAACGCCGGGATGATCGAGCTGACGGCACCGAAGGCCGGCAGGATCATGATGTACACCTCGGGATGGCCGAAGAACCAGAACACGTGCTGGAACAGCACCGGGTCACCGCCGCCGGCGGCACTGAAGAAGCTGGTGCCGAAGTGGATGTCCATCAGCATCATCGTCACGCAGCCGGCCAGCACCGGCATCACCGCGATCAGCAGGAACGCGGTGATCAGCCAGGTCCAGACGAACAGCGGCATTTTCATCAGCGTCATGCCGGGGGCGCGCAGGTTGAGGATGGTGGCGATCACGTTGATCGCGCCCATGATCGAACTGATGCCCATCAGGTGGATGGCGAAGATGAAGAACGTCACGCTTTCCGGCGCATAGGTGGTGGAGAGCGGGGCGTAGAAGGTCCAGCCGAAGTTCGGCCCGCCGCCGGCGGTGAACAACGTCGACACCAGCAGCAGGAACGCCGCCGGCAGCAGCCAGAAGCTGAAGTTGTTCATGCGTGGCAGGGCCATGTCCGGCGCGCCGATCATCAACGGGATCATCCAGTTGGCGAGGCCGACGAAGGCCGGCATCACCGCGCCGAACACCATCACCAGGCCGTGCATGGTGGTCATCTGGTTGAAGAACGCCGGCTCCACGATCTGCAGGCCGGGCTGGAACAGCTCGGCGCGGATCACCATGGCGAACGAGCCGCCCAGCAGGAACATGGAGAAGGCGAACCACAGGTACAGCGTGCCGATGTCCTTGTGGTTGGTGGTCAGTACCCAGCGCATCAGGCCCTTGGCGGGGCCGTGGGCGTGGTCGGCGCCGGCATGACCGTGGTCATCGATCACAGCACTCATGTCCTGTCTCCTTCGAACGATTGGGCTGGACGGCGCGGAGCGGCGAGCCCCGACCGGTTGCGGGAAAACGCTTCAGGTCGGCTCATTGGCTTTCCGCCTGTTTGAGTTCCAGCACTTCTTTAGGCGTGACCATGTCGCCCTTGTTGTTGCCCCAGGCGTTACGTTCATAGGTCACGACGGCCGCGATATCGACCTCCGACAACTGCTTGCCGAACGCCGCCATGGCGGTGCCGGGCTTGCCGTGGAAGACGATGCTCAAGTGATCGGCCTTGGGCCCGGTGGCGATCTTCGAACCCTTGAGTGCCGGGAACATCGGCGGCAGGCCCTGGCCTTCGGCCTGGTGACAGGCCACGCAAGTGGTGTGGTAGATCTTGTCGCCACGTTCCTTGAGTTCGTCGAGGGTCCATTCCTTGCTGGTCAGCTCCTTGAGCTGCGCGGCTTCGGCCTTGCGTTCACCCAGCCATTTCTCGTAGTCGGGCTTGCTCTTGACCTCGACCACGATCGGCATGAACCCGTGGTCCTTGCCGCACAGTTCGGCGCATTGGCCGCGATACACGCCGGGCTTGTCGACGCGGGTCCAGGCTTCGTTGACGAAACCGGGAATCGCATCGCGCTTGACCGCGAAGGCCGGCACCCACCAGGAGTGGATCACGTCGGCGGAGGTCACCAGAAAGCGCACCTTGGCATCGACCGGCAGCACCAGCGGCTTGTCGACCTCCAGCAGGTAGTGCTCGCCCTTGGCGCTCTGGTTATGGATCTGTTCGGCGGGCGTGGCCAGGTTGCTGAAGAACTCGACGTCCTGGCCCAGATATTTGTAGTGCCATTTCCATTGGTAGCCGGTGATCTGGATGTCGATGTCCGACTCGCTGGAGTCATACATCTTGATCAGCGTGGCGGTAGCGGGAATCGCCATGGCCACCAGGATCACGAAGGGCACAATCGTCCAGAGGATCTCGACGCGGGTGTTTTCGTGGAAGTGGGCGGCATTCTGGCCGGTTGAGCGGCGGTGCATCATCATCGACCAGAACATGGCGCCGAAGACGATGATGCCGATGACTACACAGATCCAGAAGATGGTCATGTGCAAGTCGAACACTGCGTTGCTGATCTGTGTCGCTCCAGGCGCCATATTCACAGTCCAGGCGGCTTGCGCCTGGCTGAAAATCGACCACAACAGGAGGCCCATCCATACGTGTGGATGTCGCGTCATTGCGGGTTCCCCTTATCGTTCTTGTTATCCCGTAGGCGTAACGCCTGCGGCAAGGAGAGCGGCTACATCAGACTGCGAACTCGACCGCCGTGCCTTGCTGCCTATGCATCGGGTGTCATCAGCTAACTCCATTCCAACCCGAGTATAGACAGCGACTGCAACCTCGCAACGCGACCGCGTAAATCGTTTGAAACAGGGGGACTTGCGCCAGGGACCGCGAATGGAGAACCATTCGGCCTTGAGTGATGGCAAACCGATATAACTGTGACGCATCAAGGAAGAGCGCAATTATGAAAAATAGGTCTTAGGAGTGTGTTTGCGCCAGCTAAGTTATGTCTTCCCTATTTCATTGCCTTTGTTTCCCTGGAGTTGTCATGAACACCGCCGCATTGCGCGAGCAGATCCAAAAAGCCCAACAACACGAAGCCCAGACCGGCCAGTTGGCCCGTCAGTTGGAAAACCAGTTACCTCACCTGCACCGTGCTATCCAATTGCCCGAGGCGAATGCCAACGCCGTCCTGGCGCGCTTTGTCGCCGCCTACATCGATGAAGTGCCTGACCTGCTGGATGCCGCCAACGAAGTCGCCAAAGAGGCGGGCATCGAGCCGCAGATCAAGCCGGTCCTGAAGATCGCCGAACAGTACTTCCTCCAGCCGCCGACGATCATGGCCGGCCATGTCGGGCTCGACAGCCTGCTGGACGAAGCCTACCTGGCCCATCGATTCGTCGAAGAGGTCAATGACCTGTACATCAAGCATTTCGGCCAGCCACTGATCCCCCTGGACATGACGGTCGCCAATCTGATTGCCCACCAGTTGATCGGCGAAGCCTTTGCCAACCAACTCGATGAAGTGGTGCATCACGCCTTCGACGAGATGCTCAACGACGAGACGTTCGCCCTGGAGTCGGTGGAAACCTACCGCGAGAAGCTCAGCAGCCCGAACACCGGCGCCGCGTGGAAGCGCTGGCCATGCATGTCACGCCGCCTGGGCCTGGGCCTGGAGTTGGATCAGCCAGCGGCTTGATCCAGAGCTGTATCCTCACAAACCCCCTGTGGGAGCGAGCTTGCTCGCGATGGCATTGGATCTGCCAACATTGACGTTGACTGATACACCGCTATCGCGAGCAAGCTCGCTCCCACACTGATTGGGGATATCAGGCAGAAGCTGCGCCCACCCCGACGGTCGTGCGCAACCGCCCCTCCAGCCGACGCTTGAGCCCGCGGGATTCGATCAACAGCTTCGAGCCCTTGCTGGCATTCGCCCGGCCCCATTCTTCCAACAGCTCCAGGCACGAATGGTCGATGTAGCTCAGGTTATTGAGCGGTACATGCACCGTCACGCCCTCGGGCAGGGTGTCCAGCACCTGGGTCAGCGCCGGGACCTTGAGGAAGGTCGCCGCGCCCACCAGCCGCAGTTCCATCTCACCTTCCTGGGGCAGGTCGATCAGGCTGATCTTCAACCGCGAGGCTTTCCAGGCCAGTTTCGCCAGGGTCAGGCCGAAACCGATCAGCACGCCGGTCAGCAGGTCGGTGAAGATGATGGCCAGCGCCGTGGCGGCGTAGGTGAACATCGGCATCCGGCCATAGCGGCCCAGG contains:
- a CDS encoding cytochrome oxidase subunit I, which codes for MSAVIDDHGHAGADHAHGPAKGLMRWVLTTNHKDIGTLYLWFAFSMFLLGGSFAMVIRAELFQPGLQIVEPAFFNQMTTMHGLVMVFGAVMPAFVGLANWMIPLMIGAPDMALPRMNNFSFWLLPAAFLLLVSTLFTAGGGPNFGWTFYAPLSTTYAPESVTFFIFAIHLMGISSIMGAINVIATILNLRAPGMTLMKMPLFVWTWLITAFLLIAVMPVLAGCVTMMLMDIHFGTSFFSAAGGGDPVLFQHVFWFFGHPEVYIMILPAFGAVSSIIPAFSRKPLFGYTSMVYATAAIAFLSFIVWAHHMFVVGIPLVGELFFMYATLLIAVPTGVKVFNWASTMWQGSLTFETPMLFAVAFVILFSIGGFSGLMLAIAPADFQYQDTYFVVAHFHYVLVPGAIFGIFASAYYWLPKWTGHMYDETLGKLHFWLSFIGMNMAFFPMHFVGLAGMPRRIPDYNLQFADFNMVSSIGAFMFGTTQIFFLFIVIKTIRGGPPAPAKPWDGAEGLEWSVPSPAPYHTFTTPPEVK
- a CDS encoding cytochrome B559 subunit alpha, whose product is MTRHPHVWMGLLLWSIFSQAQAAWTVNMAPGATQISNAVFDLHMTIFWICVVIGIIVFGAMFWSMMMHRRSTGQNAAHFHENTRVEILWTIVPFVILVAMAIPATATLIKMYDSSESDIDIQITGYQWKWHYKYLGQDVEFFSNLATPAEQIHNQSAKGEHYLLEVDKPLVLPVDAKVRFLVTSADVIHSWWVPAFAVKRDAIPGFVNEAWTRVDKPGVYRGQCAELCGKDHGFMPIVVEVKSKPDYEKWLGERKAEAAQLKELTSKEWTLDELKERGDKIYHTTCVACHQAEGQGLPPMFPALKGSKIATGPKADHLSIVFHGKPGTAMAAFGKQLSEVDIAAVVTYERNAWGNNKGDMVTPKEVLELKQAESQ